The Cryptomeria japonica chromosome 9, Sugi_1.0, whole genome shotgun sequence DNA segment GTACAGTGAGTCTGAAAGTTTTGAAAGTAACCCATCACCAAACATTAGGTATATACAATCACTCGAATCTATTGATCAGAATTCGGAGATTGGGCTTCGCATAAATGAAGAAGATCAACATTCACATTCCAAGATTAGTATATATACAGAAGATCAGTATGCAGAGTCTGAGCTTAACATAAATACAGAAGATCAGCATTCTCAGTCCGAACTTACCATAAACACAGAGGAATTGCCGATTGTATCATCAAAAGCAGTAGCGTCTGAGTGGCTCAGGGTTTCTGACACTCCTGAAAGTAAACCCTCACCTGATTATACTTGGAACAAACCTACGAGGGCTTCTTGTCAGCATTCACAATTCAAGCTTAGTGTAAATGAAGAAGATCAGCATTCACAATCTGAGCCTAGCATAAATGCAGAGCAGTTGCCAATTGAATCAACAAAAACAGGGGCATCTGAATGCTTAAGTGTTTATGGAACTGCTCAAAGAAACCCCTCACCTAATTCTGCTTTCAACAAACCCACAACACCTCTTTATCAGCATTCAGAAATTGAATTTAATATAAATGCAGAAGATCAATATTTACAGTCCGGGCTTAGTATAAAAGCAGAAGATAAATATTCAGAGTCTGAGCTTAGTATAAATGCAGAAGATCAACATTTACAGTCAGAGTTTAACATAAATGAAGAGCAATTGTCAATTGCATCATCAGATGCAGTGGCATCTGAGTGCATAAGAGTTTGCAGCACTCCCGAAGTTGAATCCCCACTTGATACTACTTTTAATAAACCCACAATGCTTCTTTATCAGCATTCAGAGTTTGAGCTTGGCGTAAATGGAGGAGATCAGCATTCACGGAATGAGCCTGACATAAATGGAGAGCAAATGTCAGTTGCATCATTAAAAGCAGTGGCATATAATTGCCAAAGTGATTTTGGCACTCCTGCAAGTAATTCTCCACTTGATGCTACTTGCATTAACGCCACCATGCCTCTTGATCAGCATTCAATATCTGAGCTTAGTATAAATGCAGATCAATTACAACTTGCATCATCAAAAGCAGTGACAGATGAGTTCTTAAGTGTTGAAGACACTCATGAAAATAACTCACCACTTGATGCTACATATGCAAGTGTGCCTAAAACTCCAGACAATAAGGAGCAGCCTAAAACAATTTTTAGTAGCCATGATTACTTAATGACTGGAGTTTCAGCACTGTCACCATCAGCAAGAGTGTCTGAAACTCATGACAATATCGATTCACCTGAAAGTACATATAATCTACCTCCGGTAACACATTCTGCATACTACCTAAAGTTCCCATTGAGCCAAAAGGAAAATTCCTTGATGGTGACGGCATTGTCTCCTACTCCTTCAGCAAGAGTCTACAGAACCCAGTCTCCCGAAAGGACTTGCAATCTACCTTTCACAACATCAGCATGTTTATTTCCACGCTGTTTTCAGACTCCTGACAGGAACCAATCACCTGAAACAGATCACAGTATATCTTTGATGCCTCTGGCATATCATTCAGAATATGAAAGACCCACAGAATCATGTACACCACCTAATGGTACTTGCAGTCCGCAATTAAATTCTCTCCAGTTTCAGTCACAGCTCAACAAAAATGCAGAAACCACCTTATTCACTGTAACTTTCAACCAGAACTTTACCTGCTTTGCTTGTGGAACAGATCAAGGCATCAGGGTCTACAAGTGTGATCCTTTTGAAGAGATCTTCAATGGATATTTTGGTCATGGAGGGATCAACATAGTGGAGATGTATTATGCAAACAAAATTTTAGTATTTGTTGGAAGTGAAGACAATATCCAATGTCCccctaataaagttattatatggGACTATGAGTTTCACAGATGTATATTTGAACTTACTACTGAATCCAAAGTCCGAGCAGTAAAAATTACAAGGAATCATATGGTGGTGGTTTTAGAGCAGGAAACATGTGTATACAATTGTCTGGAAATTCAAGCAGAGCTTCTCTATAGAATAGAGACTTTACCTAATACCAAAGGCCTTTGTGCTGTTTCTGATATGTCATCAAATCCTGTTTTGGTATGCCCTGGTTTACTTAAAGGGCAGGTTTATATTGAACACTTTGTACCTCGGAAAACAAGATTTGTATCTGCACATGACTCCCACATTGCTTGTCTTGCTCTGTCGAAGTATGGTGCTATTCTAGCAACTGCGAGCACAAAAGGAACTCTGATTCGCATCTTCAACACTTCAGATGGGACCTGTTTGCAAGAGGTATAGCTTTTCTCAACTCTTAACCATCAACTGTGCAGTTGGTAAATAATAATAgttcaaattttgatatatttgAAAATAATCATAGATAAATTTGGCAGAATGGATACTCTTAATCTTTGACTCTCAGCCAATGAAATTTCAGTCTGAAGACTTGTGCTCCCATATCGAATACCTAAAATTCTATATAAACCTTTTAGATTTGGCTTCATCACCATTCATGGTGAAGAATACTAAATGAGTTGCAGAACTCTGAAAGCATCTATACATAGATATGGCATTGATTACTCAGTTTTCAGGATAAATAACTCGGCTATTTGAAATGTTTTTCTGAAACCAACTGTGTAGTTTGATTGGGTTCCTGAATTTTGTGTCCCTTTACTGGACTAATCATCAGGAAAACAAATAACAAATAACATATTCAAAAGGGGTAAACAAACCACCCTTGAATCAAAGATCCTTATTTATATGGGGTTTCTCTGTTCTTAAAACAAATCATTATCAACCCTCATTTCATATGATAGATCATGAATTTCTATACAAAATATGATTTGTTATAAACATCACCACAACTTTAAGCAGAATGTTATTGTAGAGCTGTGTTGAACTGGCACATATATATTTCTGGTTGTATTGCGCTTACTACAAATAACCATCCACAGCAGTAATCTTAAGCTTATATTGAATTGGTTGGCAGGTTCGCAGAGGATCTAAAAGGGCTGAGATTTATAGCATTGGAATATCAGAGATTGCTCAGTTACTTGCAATGTGTAGCGACAAGGGTACTGTCCATATAGTGAATCTCAATGAAAAAGTGTCAAGACAAGAGCAGGTGGCCAGAAAAAAATCAAACAACCTTAAAGGAAATGCTTGGAGACAGTGGAATGTTTGTTCTAGTGAGACTAGTCTTGATCTTCAAGGAGCAAATAGTAGCTTCTCATTTTCCTTTATGAAAGGTAAGAACCTTACCTTAGAATTTACAATTTACACCTCTATAAGTGTAGAGGTAGCTTTTTGTGATCACTCAATGATattatgtgtttgttgttgaaTTTGATAGTGTAAGTTTTTCATCAACATTTCTGATACACTTCATGATCTATCATCACATCCTCAAGCTTTCCaacattctgatgatggatcatgtagtGTATTCTGAAAGATTGATGCTCAAAAAACTtacaaaatcaaatccaaaaacaaacagcataatctcatagatgatggaAACTTAATGACATTGACACTCCATAATAGACAATGATTTCAGGATGTATAAAATATccattgtggaaacccaaatagaaattgttttctattttttattatattgtgcaattttttaacttttttatgCCACTTGAATTAGTAATCCTACAGATGGGTTATCAACAACAAAGCTAGAGATATTTCTCATTAAGTTTATTAGTAATCCTACATTTGGGTTGCCAACACTTAGATTAAAGATATTGTAAATATGACTTATAAAATGATTTGTAAGGACTTTcaaaattctaatttcattcaaaaacatttatctaatcaaaaacataatttGTTAAATTGTGCAGGAGTTGTTCCAAAGTATTTTAACTCAGATAGATCATTTTCTCAATTTCATTTATCTCCAAATGTGAGGTCCCTTGTGGGATTTGGGAAGCATAACACTATTATGGTTGTTGCCTATGATGGAAGGTAAGACTCTCTGGTGGGTTACCCTATTTGTGTCTGTTCTTTCATTAAAGTTTAAACTACTATTCAATTTTAAAATATGTGTAATATTCATTAGACCTGAGTTAAACATTGGGCACTTGCTTTTATTGCAGCTTCTACAGATGTGAATTTGATCCTGTCAATGGAGGAGAGATGGTGCAGAAATTGTATAAAAGATTTTTTAAAGCCTGATTAACCCTAAATTGAAGTCTAAAAATAAAACAGGTGGCTGcaataagataaaaaaaaattgaagaattgaaTTTTTCATTCCTGAATATGTTTCTCATCGGTTTGATGGGGTTTGTATCAATCAGTATTCAAGATTTTCGAGATGTTGCTCACCATCATGGTCATGGCCGTAGTCTCTATACAAAtctaatttaaacaacaatgtgttcaatttttttatattcactatcgtggaatctggaggtgtccttgccTAAGCAaaactaatcccccagtgtgtacgacCCACTCACAACCGGGTGACTGATATttatataatgatttattttttttaatgatatattcttatgtttttgattaaaaaagcagtgagaacaagggtACGGATCCTTTACATAGCAGAACTATTAACCAGACCACAGTGCAAAAACAGCCTTAACAGCAACTAACAGCATTAACAGCAACTCACAGCATGATGTGATTTTATTGTATAGTAGTTTATATTGATATATTTCATTTTGATATTGTACAAAATTTTGGAATCTTTTCAAAACTCATCTTTTCTAAAATaatattgatatttttttaataatatgcatattcttaaaatattaatattatagtCGGTTGAAATTTTATGTGAAACATGTCATTTCTAGAGCTTTTAAATGGTTCTCTTCAGTTGTTTATGATCTCTTGATAAAATTTTAATCTTTAATTGCATTTTCCAAATGACCTTTATTTAGTAGAAGAGCCTTTagcatttttttttcttatttaactTTCAAGGAAAAAACATCTTTTTTACTTGAGTATAAATTTAAACTCTATTTTTCAGAGTAATATGTTGACTTGTCtaagaaaaaaaaataatttatatattatttctTTGTTAAGTATATGTAGAATTTAATGTAAAGATCTTATAATTATGTCAAACTCTTTCATCCAATTAATTATTTTAGAACAAAGGCTTAATAAATACTAAGCAATCATGCAATATGCCTAGTATGTGTTTATGTTGATGTCATGTTGATGCTATGACATGAAGATGATACAATGTGTAATAGAGCTAATGTGTTAGATATCACTTGATTTCTAAATGTGAATCAAGGTTTGTCATTTTATACAACACCCTAGCACATAAATTTAAACATTTTCTACTCAATTCATGAAGTAATGATTAGTTAGAAAGGGGTCAACTTTAACCcatatttaaaattgaacttgaaaTTTTTGAGGTTTGTTTCCATGTGCACAAATTTGGCCTAAGAAAAGAATAACAAAATGAAAATTGTAATTGATTCCTAAGGATGCTTGAGGATAAGAACAAGTTCATGTTTTTTCCCAACATTTATAAAGAAATCTGTCACGTGTACACCATAATTACACTAGAGGTAATGTAGTCAAATTGAATCCCAGCCAAAGGTAGAAAATATGTGGTATGCAATTTTCAATAGTACATTTTGTCCACCATTTTAACTTGCATGTGAACTACCATAAATATGCATGTCTAAGTAAGACAAGTAGCCAACATTAAagtaaatttttaaatatttatgacAAGGATATATATAAGAATTGGGATTCCACATGCATTCCTTATAATCCATTCTTCACCTAAATACTTGCattcataaaagaaaaaaatttatttgCTGAAAAAAGCATTATAGAGTTCATTATCATGAACCTATAATGTGGCATGAAGTTGTAGTAATAATAAAACCATAAAAAGAATAAAGTTGTAATGGGTATGAAGTCATAAAGAGCAAGAACTTGTAAAGGAAATGAAGCCATGCATAGCATAAAATTATAATCGATTACCCAATTGATTAAAATATATGGAGTAGCTCTATTATGATCAATTAATCACTTGATTAATAATTAATATGAGATAATAATATTGTGATTAATTAATGACTATGAGCACATACAcaataaatttcaaaaaaatgtaTCTAAATTTAATGTTTTATGCAAAATGAATCAGATTTGAACATCCAAATTAGAAATAATGCAcaatgtcaagttcaccaaaattaaATGTGGGGAAATGGGATCCAAGGAATGAAAACTAAAATCTCAAATTTCCATTGCATCTCATTAGGAATATAAACTAGTTCACCTGCAATCCTAATAGGAGAGTTGAACACTAGGGGATTTATCTTCCTTTTGTTGCAATGGATTTGAGATTGGAAAATATGTATAATTGAACTAGGTTAAATGATATGACATTGATACCTTTCGGCAATAACAATGAAATATAGAACTAAAAATCAACATGTAGCTCAAATTTGAGAGGAGGAGACTAAGAAAAACCTATAGCTACAATTTGGGCTTGAAAATACAAGAAAAGTGTGTTGGGTGCCACAGCCAAAGGGTTTCTAAATCAACTGTAAGTTATATTTTGGATCAAGAGGTCACGTAGTTGTGCCTCTCTGAAAATCAATTGAAAAGTGTTGAACATAGTTGGACGGCACCCTAGTTTAGGTGTTTTTGCTAGTTTGAAGTCTAAGGCCACTTGTTTAAAGTTTAAGATCAACTTGTAGCACTCTTTGTGATCATATTTGATCTTGCTTCAAATATGGGGAAAATGGTTATTCGTacaggggcttgcctaagtcaaaccc contains these protein-coding regions:
- the LOC131046988 gene encoding uncharacterized protein LOC131046988 codes for the protein MLDTATGVFVYTISTRCLRFLSIQSILNIFATVWSDICENPRFATVWSDIWKIPSWIEDESISMAIAEAFECLSSSEIWLLPDQTCSEFSKVLAKEFESNLCRNSEMLKIESPVAIQGSNMTETSGDESMDRNVESLPVASLHIVVFQRYSESESFESNPSPNIRYIQSLESIDQNSEIGLRINEEDQHSHSKISIYTEDQYAESELNINTEDQHSQSELTINTEELPIVSSKAVASEWLRVSDTPESKPSPDYTWNKPTRASCQHSQFKLSVNEEDQHSQSEPSINAEQLPIESTKTGASECLSVYGTAQRNPSPNSAFNKPTTPLYQHSEIEFNINAEDQYLQSGLSIKAEDKYSESELSINAEDQHLQSEFNINEEQLSIASSDAVASECIRVCSTPEVESPLDTTFNKPTMLLYQHSEFELGVNGGDQHSRNEPDINGEQMSVASLKAVAYNCQSDFGTPASNSPLDATCINATMPLDQHSISELSINADQLQLASSKAVTDEFLSVEDTHENNSPLDATYASVPKTPDNKEQPKTIFSSHDYLMTGVSALSPSARVSETHDNIDSPESTYNLPPVTHSAYYLKFPLSQKENSLMVTALSPTPSARVYRTQSPERTCNLPFTTSACLFPRCFQTPDRNQSPETDHSISLMPLAYHSEYERPTESCTPPNGTCSPQLNSLQFQSQLNKNAETTLFTVTFNQNFTCFACGTDQGIRVYKCDPFEEIFNGYFGHGGINIVEMYYANKILVFVGSEDNIQCPPNKVIIWDYEFHRCIFELTTESKVRAVKITRNHMVVVLEQETCVYNCLEIQAELLYRIETLPNTKGLCAVSDMSSNPVLVCPGLLKGQVYIEHFVPRKTRFVSAHDSHIACLALSKYGAILATASTKGTLIRIFNTSDGTCLQEVRRGSKRAEIYSIGISEIAQLLAMCSDKGTVHIVNLNEKVSRQEQVARKKSNNLKGNAWRQWNVCSSETSLDLQGANSSFSFSFMKGVVPKYFNSDRSFSQFHLSPNVRSLVGFGKHNTIMVVAYDGSFYRCEFDPVNGGEMVQKLYKRFFKA